A window of Thiocapsa bogorovii genomic DNA:
CGCTCCGTCATCTCCCGGGAGAATAGCTCGACCTCGGAACGTTGCAAGGCGCTGAAATGGGTCATGGTGTCGTCTCCGCGAGTCGAAATCCCTTGAACTGCCAGCGCTCTTGGGGATAGAAAAAGTTGCGATAAGTCGCCCGTAGATGGTCCTGCGAGCTGGCACAGGAACCGCCGCGCAGCACCATCTGGTTGCACATGAACTTGCCATTGTACTCACCGAGCGCGCCGGCCACCGCCCGGTAACCCGGATACGACAGATAGGCGGACGCCGTCCACTCCCAAACATCCCCGAAGAGTTGCTTGAGCTCTCCTGCGCCCTGCTCCGCTGCGAGCCGCGTGGCCGGGCGCGGATGCAGATACCCCTCGTCGACGAAGTTCCCTTCCACGCGGACACCTTCCGCTGCATGCTCCCACTCGACCTCCGTCGGGAGCCGCTTGCCGGCCCAGGTCGCGAAGGCATCGGCCTCGTAGTAGCTGACATGACAGACCGGCTCGGCCGGATTGAGCGGGCGCATCCCGCCCAGAGTCATGATCTGCCAGACCCCGTCGACCTCCTCCCAATAGAGCGGGGAACGCCAGCCCTCCTTGCGGACCGTTGCCCAACCGTCGGACAACCAAAGGGCCGGATCGCGATAGCCGCCGTCATCGATGAATTGTCGAAATTCACCATTGGTTACGGGTCGATCGCCCAGGGCGAAGGGTTCGAGAAAGCTGCGATGCCGGGGGCCTTCGTTGTCGTAAGAGAACCCCCGCGAGTCCGCGC
This region includes:
- the egtB gene encoding ergothioneine biosynthesis protein EgtB translates to MTLQPARADHEDAVRADLAGDFRRVRALTEQLCAPLAIEDYILQTRIETSPPKWHLAHVSWFYETFLLRPFLPGYRVFHPRFDYLFNSYYEQTGSGFWPRPERGLLSRPTVAEVYNYRHHVDEAMLTLIAECATTDWPTVAKRLHIGLHHEQQHQELLVTDIKQNFAYNPLRPAYRKDLTQAPPADPEPLHWVGFEGGVVEIGADSRGFSYDNEGPRHRSFLEPFALGDRPVTNGEFRQFIDDGGYRDPALWLSDGWATVRKEGWRSPLYWEEVDGVWQIMTLGGMRPLNPAEPVCHVSYYEADAFATWAGKRLPTEVEWEHAAEGVRVEGNFVDEGYLHPRPATRLAAEQGAGELKQLFGDVWEWTASAYLSYPGYRAVAGALGEYNGKFMCNQMVLRGGSCASSQDHLRATYRNFFYPQERWQFKGFRLAETTP